From one Onychomys torridus chromosome 12, mOncTor1.1, whole genome shotgun sequence genomic stretch:
- the Nr1i2 gene encoding nuclear receptor subfamily 1 group I member 2 isoform X2, which produces MRPEESWSHVDLVRCEEADSVSEKPINVDEEDGGLQVCRVCGDKANGYHFNVMTCEGCKGFFRRAMKRNVRLRCPFRKGTCEINRKTRRQCQACRLRKCLDSGMKKEMIMSDAAVEQRRALIKRKKREKIEAPLSGGQGLTEEQQALIQELMDAQMKTFDTTFSHFKDFRLRGEDGSIWNYQPPSKSDGKEIIPLLPHLADVSTYMFKGVINFAKVISYFRDLPIEDQISLLKGATFEMCLLRFNTMFDTETGTWECGRLAYCFEDPEGGFQKLLLDPLIKFHYMLKKLQLHKEEYVLMQAISLFSPDRPGVVQRNVVDQLQERFALTLKAYIEYSRPSPAHRFLFLKIMAVLTELRSINAQQTQQLLRIQDSHPFATPLMQELFSSTDG; this is translated from the exons ATGAGACCCGAAGAAAGCTGGAGCCATGTTGACCTTGTACGCTGTGAAGAAgcagattctgtctcagaaaagccCATCAACGTAGATGAGGAAGATGGCGGGCTTCAAGTCTGCCGTGTATGTGGGGACAAGGCCAATGGCTATCACTTCAATGTCATGACGTGTGAAGGATGCAAGGGATTTTTCAG AAGGGCCATGAAACGCAATGTCCGGCTGAGGTGCCCCTTCCGCAAGGGGACCTGCGAGATCAACCGGAAGACACGGCGGCAGTGCCAGGCCTGCCGTTTGCGCAAGTGCTTAGACAGCGGCATGAAGAAGGAGA TGATCATGTCTGATGCCGCTGTGGAGCAGAGGCGGGCCTTGatcaagaggaagaagagggaaaagatCGAGGCTCCGCTGTCTGGAGGGCAGGGGCTGACCGAAGAACAGCAGGCGCTGATCCAGGAGCTGATGGATGCCCAGATGAAAACCTTTGACACCACTTTCTCCCACTTCAAGGATTTCCGG CTTCGGGGAGAAGATGGCAGCATCTGGAACTACCAACCCCCATCCAAGAGTGATGGGAAAGAGATCATTCctctgctgccacacctggctgatGTGTCAACCTACATGTTCAAGGGCGTCATCAACTTTGCCAAAGTCATCTCCTACTTCAG GGACCTGCCTATTGAGGACCAGATTTCCCTGCTGAAGGGAGCCACTTTTGAGATGTGCCTACTGAGGTTCAACACGATGTTCGACACAGAAACTGGAACCTGGGAGTGCGGTCGGCTGGCCTACTGCTTCGAAGATCCTGAGG GTGGCTTCCAGAAACTTCTGTTGGATCCGTTGATAAAATTCCACTACATGCTGAAGAAGCTGCAGCTGCATAAGGAGGAGTATGTGCTGATGCAGgccatctccctcttctccccag ACCGTCCTGGCGTGGTACAGCGCAATGTGGTAGATCAGCTGCAGGAGCGATTTGCCCTCACCCTGAAGGCCTACATTGAGTACAGTCGGCCATCTCCTGCCCACAG GTTCCTGTTCCTGAAGATCATGGCTGTTCTCACGGAGCTGCGCAGTATCAACGCCCAGCAGACCCAGCAACTGCTTCGTATCCAAGACTCACACCCCTTTGCCACCCCCCTCATGCAGGAGTTATTTAGCAGCACAGATGGCTGA
- the Nr1i2 gene encoding nuclear receptor subfamily 1 group I member 2 isoform X1 — MRPEESWSHVDLVRCEEADSVSEKPINVDEEDGGLQVCRVCGDKANGYHFNVMTCEGCKGFFRRAMKRNVRLRCPFRKGTCEINRKTRRQCQACRLRKCLDSGMKKEMIMSDAAVEQRRALIKRKKREKIEAPLSGGQGLTEEQQALIQELMDAQMKTFDTTFSHFKDFRLPAVFNGGCELPEYLQTSLLEDPAVWSQIMQDSVPMKISLKLRGEDGSIWNYQPPSKSDGKEIIPLLPHLADVSTYMFKGVINFAKVISYFRDLPIEDQISLLKGATFEMCLLRFNTMFDTETGTWECGRLAYCFEDPEGGFQKLLLDPLIKFHYMLKKLQLHKEEYVLMQAISLFSPDRPGVVQRNVVDQLQERFALTLKAYIEYSRPSPAHRFLFLKIMAVLTELRSINAQQTQQLLRIQDSHPFATPLMQELFSSTDG, encoded by the exons ATGAGACCCGAAGAAAGCTGGAGCCATGTTGACCTTGTACGCTGTGAAGAAgcagattctgtctcagaaaagccCATCAACGTAGATGAGGAAGATGGCGGGCTTCAAGTCTGCCGTGTATGTGGGGACAAGGCCAATGGCTATCACTTCAATGTCATGACGTGTGAAGGATGCAAGGGATTTTTCAG AAGGGCCATGAAACGCAATGTCCGGCTGAGGTGCCCCTTCCGCAAGGGGACCTGCGAGATCAACCGGAAGACACGGCGGCAGTGCCAGGCCTGCCGTTTGCGCAAGTGCTTAGACAGCGGCATGAAGAAGGAGA TGATCATGTCTGATGCCGCTGTGGAGCAGAGGCGGGCCTTGatcaagaggaagaagagggaaaagatCGAGGCTCCGCTGTCTGGAGGGCAGGGGCTGACCGAAGAACAGCAGGCGCTGATCCAGGAGCTGATGGATGCCCAGATGAAAACCTTTGACACCACTTTCTCCCACTTCAAGGATTTCCGG CTGCCTGCAGTGTTTAATGGTGGCTGTGAGCTCCCAGAGTATCTGCAGACCTCACTGTTGGAAGATCCTGCCGTATGGAGTCAAATCATGCAAGATTCAGTCCCAATGAAGATTTCTCTGAAGCTTCGGGGAGAAGATGGCAGCATCTGGAACTACCAACCCCCATCCAAGAGTGATGGGAAAGAGATCATTCctctgctgccacacctggctgatGTGTCAACCTACATGTTCAAGGGCGTCATCAACTTTGCCAAAGTCATCTCCTACTTCAG GGACCTGCCTATTGAGGACCAGATTTCCCTGCTGAAGGGAGCCACTTTTGAGATGTGCCTACTGAGGTTCAACACGATGTTCGACACAGAAACTGGAACCTGGGAGTGCGGTCGGCTGGCCTACTGCTTCGAAGATCCTGAGG GTGGCTTCCAGAAACTTCTGTTGGATCCGTTGATAAAATTCCACTACATGCTGAAGAAGCTGCAGCTGCATAAGGAGGAGTATGTGCTGATGCAGgccatctccctcttctccccag ACCGTCCTGGCGTGGTACAGCGCAATGTGGTAGATCAGCTGCAGGAGCGATTTGCCCTCACCCTGAAGGCCTACATTGAGTACAGTCGGCCATCTCCTGCCCACAG GTTCCTGTTCCTGAAGATCATGGCTGTTCTCACGGAGCTGCGCAGTATCAACGCCCAGCAGACCCAGCAACTGCTTCGTATCCAAGACTCACACCCCTTTGCCACCCCCCTCATGCAGGAGTTATTTAGCAGCACAGATGGCTGA